One Nematostella vectensis chromosome 10, jaNemVect1.1, whole genome shotgun sequence genomic window carries:
- the LOC5513584 gene encoding carboxypeptidase D, translating to MRCLLTLCLLIGVQIIIVNSRSVRTKSSKRTLSDEFKHHNYDETLSFLKELHGQFPNITRLYSIGKSVEGRDLWVIALSSTPNKHEPGKPEFKYIANMHGNEVVGKEVLLTFAKYLCDNYKKDDEVTKALDTTRVHLLPSMNPDGYELAFKGDNRKNWIIGRSNSKNVDLNRNFPDQFFKSSTGEPQPETKAVMKWIKEVPFVLSANLHGGSLVANYPFDDSPSGKSEYSKSPDDDVFQSLAKAYSENHPTMHLDNPPWECPEVPPDHFNDGITNGAKWYSVSGGMQDYNYVHSNCFEITVEQGCKKFPAAEELPRYWKENKKSLLSFLDMVHIGVKGFVKDTQGVPIPGARISVEGHKKDIFTASDGDFWRLLNPGDYKVTAFADGFEDQTKTVTVNKGPATEVEFDLKKGKPSKESDEEGSSKGKEEDDGSFEVSPEDAQKLMEQGGMGMPQMGGGGAAMGGGGQQPMMMGGGQGMMMGNAMGGGMGGGMGMQGGGMGMQGGGMGMQDGGMGMGDGMMQGMQGMQGMSMDGMNPQPMKMHGSEHKPHKNLAHAIGSLDDSADLGGSPGESFTVGGSLMDSEIDRVAMMSPYEAQSKDSENASITVTTDHAPMGFTGDPDTPMKRSKLGRPRK from the exons ATGCGGTGTTTACTAACATTGTGCCTGTTGATAGGCGTACAGATTATAATAGTAAACTCGCGCTCTGTGCGCACTAAAAGCTCTAAGCGGACGCTAAGCGATGAATTCAAGCACCATAATTACGACGAAACATTGTCTTTCCTTAAAGAGCTCCACGGACAATTCCCTAACATCACTCGACTCTACAGCATCGGGAAATCAGTAGAGGGGCGTGACCTTTGGGTAATTGCCCTATCCAGCACACCCAACAAACACGAGCCTGGCAAACCCGAGTTCAAGTACATTGCTAACATGCATGGAAACGAAGTGGTCGGCAAAGAAGTGCTGCTCACGTTTGCTAAATACCTGTGCGACAATTACAAGAAGGACGACGAAGTCACGAAGGCTCTTGACACGACGCGCGTTCACTTGTTGCCTTCTATGAACCCGGACGGCTACGAGCTTGCGTTCAAGGGCGATAACCGCAAAAACTGGATCATCGGACGCAGCAACTCCAAAAACGTGGACCTAAACCGTAATTTTCCTGATCAGTTCTTCAAGAGCTCTACAGGCGAGCCGCAGCCCGAGACGAAAGCCGTCATGAAATGGATCAAGGAAGTTCCTTTTGTACTAAGCGCCAACTTGCACGGAGGAAGCCTGGTAGCGAACTACCCATTCGACGATAGCCCTAGCGGAAAGAGCGAGTATAGTAAGTCCCCGGATGATGACGTATTCCAGTCTCTGGCCAAGGCGTACTCGGAAAATCATCCCACAATGCACCTGGATAATCCCCCATGGGAGTGCCCTGAG GTCCCCCCGGATCACTTCAATGACGGTATAACAAACGGCGCAAAATGGTACAGCGTGTCAGGGGGGATGCAGGACTACAACTATGTGCACTCCAACTGCTTCGAGATCACAGTAGAGCAAGGATGCAAGAAATTCCCGGCCGCAGAGGAACTGCCAAGATACTGGAAGGAAAACAAGAAATCCCTCCTCTCTTTCCTTGACATG GTGCATATTGGCGTCAAGGGGTTCGTCAAGGACACTCAAGGGGTACCCATCCCCGGTGCTCGCATCAGCGTGGAAGGCCACAAGAAAGACATATTCACGGCGTCAGATGGCGACTTCTGGAGGCTTCTAAATCCCGGAGATTACAAG GTCACCGCATTTGCTGACGGCTTTGAAGATCAGACGAAAACAgtgaccgtcaataaaggtccCGCCACTGAGGTGGAGTTCGATCTAAAGAAAGGGAAACCGAGCAAGGAGAGCGACGAAGAGGGGAGTAGCAAGGGGAAGGAAGAGGACGACGGAAGCTTTGAGGTGTCACCCGAAGACGCACAAAAACTGATGGAACAGGGAGGGATGGGGATGCCGCAGATGGGAGGGGGAGGCGCTGCCATGGGTGGCGGGGGGCAGCAGCCAATGATGATGGGCGGTGGTCAAGGCATGATGATGGGTAACGCCATGGGCGGAGGCATGGGTGGAGGCATGGGTATGCAGGGTGGAGGAATGGGTATGCAGGGTGGAGGAATGGGTATGCAAGACGGTGGTATGGGCATGGGCGATGGCATGATGCAGGGCATGCAAGGGATGCAGGGTATGTCTATGGATGGGATGAATCCTCAGCCAATGAAAATGCACGGCTCGGAACACAAGCCTCACAAGAACCTAGCTCACGCTATTGGAAGCCTTGATGACAGTGCTGACCTAGGGGGGTCCCCTGGGGAGTCATTTACTGTAGGTGGATCCCTAATGGACTCGGAAATTGACCGCGTCGCCATGATGTCGCCGTACGAGGCGCAATCTAAAGATAGCGAGAATGCGTCAATCACTGTCACTACCGACCACGCCCCAATGGGTTTCACCGGTGACCCCGACACGCCCATGAAGCGATCAAAGCTTGGCAGACCAAGGAAATAG
- the LOC5513585 gene encoding G-protein coupled receptor 157 → MAVNNSTTLQQASHIEVSFPVFAVTITSCGLSTLGSLVQIITYYLWRDLQIPSRKLLVFIAVSDLCTALSLGLGAVMDFHETSSLCLVQAFVSTYFSASSLFWMSSLMVYVLVTVVTVDPEKAGKLIKYFHVLCWSIPALMCISALLYSGFGETDNTLSTGWCWVKYRPSDTWMLFWILVTQKLWEMSAYIGLVALCIAIKINIQIKCAARSRREIIPKGTAVAMQKFNKKVFFVPFLFILLRVWGTVRAILALQQSRYQHSQLLMALQGAGDTGQGFVNFILFCVCTARTRHIISSELTDSFNRSYTWLTSWRIKAQNSERKPLLRNNSNRRMHGGLYERVSYSATSWEREEV, encoded by the exons ATGGCCGTTAACAACTCTACAACACTCCAACAGGCGAGCCACATCGAGGTCTCCTTTCCAGTATTTGCCGTGACTATTACTTCTTGTGGGTTGTCCACACTCGGCTCCCTAGTTCAAATTATCACATATTATTTATGGAGGGACTTGCAAATTCCATCGCGCAAACTACTGGTCTTTATTGCGGTTTCTGATTTGTGCACTGCTCTGTCTCTTGGACTAGGAGCTGTTATGGATTTCCACGAGACGTCCTCACTATGTCTAGTACAAGCGTTCGTATCCACGTATTTCAGCGCTAGCTCGTTGTTTTGGATGAGCTCGCTGATGGTGTATGTACTTGTCACGGTTGTAACCGTAGACCCAGAGAAAGCAGGCAAATTAATCAAGTATTTCCACGTACTATGTTGGAGTATTCCTGCGTTAATGTGCATATCAG CGCTGCTATACAGCGGCTTCGGAGAGACGGATAACACCTTGTCTACAGGCTGGTGTTGGGTCAAGTATCGTCCTTCCGATACATGGATGTTATTTTGGATATTGGTGACGCAGAAGCTATGGGAGATGTCTGCATATATTGGCCTAGTTGCCCTCTGCATCGCCATTAAAATTAACATACAAATCAAG TGCGCTGCTCGGAGCAGGCGAGAAATCATCCCAAAGGGTACAGCAGTGGCCATGCAGAAATTCaacaaaaaagtgtttttcgTCCCGTTCTTGTTTATACTACTGAGGGTATGGGGCACCGTGAGAGCAATACTAGCATTACAACagtcacgctatcagcacagtCAGCTCCTGATGGCGTTACAG GGTGCTGGCGACACTGGACAAGGTTTCGTGAACTTCATATTATTTTGCGTGTGTACGGCAAGAACTAGACATATTATCTCCTCTGAGCTTACCGATTCTTTTAACCGGTCATACACATGGTTAACGTCTTGGAGAATAAAGGCACAGAACAGCGAAAGGAAACCTCTGCTGAGGAATAACTCAAATAGAAGGATGCATGGCGGTTTATACGAACGCGTGTCTTACAGCGCGACGTCATGGGAGAGAGAGGAAGTTTAA
- the LOC5513544 gene encoding uncharacterized protein LOC5513544, producing the protein MHRLQVFILLLAVLVTSLAAHYENTILVSPHGIDNETCWESSKNTSRPCRTVNYALEHSRNATRILISTGEYVLRNSLTVQNTYILAIEAEDAVTIRCLGDVGVSFIRSGNISLIGLTLKNCGALHPSTIGKAFAKKAHSPFFVALYFTYCRNIEMVDCTISESPGIGLILYDNGGFIRVKGTRFTHNAPIKRNCSGNDYYVKAGGGVYFEYTFDGSLSPYNTKEQLRYQHDNQILFENCTFEMNEAPELCFNSMIEYPSGSHHMPFGRGGGMSIFMRGLSRNNHLLVKDCLFVSNHAIWGAGLFVEFHDASQNNTVRIQGTVFKNNSATTAGGAVRSALVNTGKLTIANKIVHEECFYDGNTALMSGGVSHFGNFYKPIQSDDYRRVSFENCTWINNKGTLGSSIGLSTPATEITLGNLNPAIEGPLVPYVVTLHNCYVLNNVVVPGEDNQVIGQGSVYSYAVPMVFSGNITFVNNTNTALVLDAAVLKIYGKTVFRDNQGIEGGAIALYGPSVINLMPDSKLYFRRNIAWERGGALFVRSGSPPVVAFNTTDLVTHGCFLVYNETTSLTHVSNWQTELLFEDNTSPPGGGKSVYATTLRGCRRVGEGRINYASLQWKFVQYFRNGEKAEEIKDEISTDPIMMEVMRSDWAVAPSEKFNASVKLFDEKNSLVSAVVNISILQDDVSLDIPSPVLLVKQDSKCHGLAIKGKINSDFDINLRTVGSQFIGVTERGLRLQECLPGFIQDSGTDTCKCVPRKIYDGLSRCEGNNVYLKTGHWGGRVGGQFVTYPCPQGYCSDDVTGGGREYRLDLKDRCAENRNQSSTLCGSCRYGYSVFMGNEKCGDCSNNHLWLLVIFFIGTLMLVLLILKINVDIFTVYLNSWLYSYQIIGFLLQKGEGLDSFLTFVVGIANWELPGYGSCFCSGLTNLYKLGINYGLPIYVLVLLLVLSKIAKLRPGCYINKNVSRAFCTLLVLCYTKITMISFSILHYVNVGNRWVLFYDGEIDFHRDWKEHLPFTVVAILMLLFFVLSLPIMLLFTPWLMMKFPCLMRFRLFFDLFQSCFEDQEKRRNHRWFAAFYLLCRIFIICIALYPPFGPLKRSLLEACCVLICGTCLYIQPYNTRYTWLNTVDALLLVNLALITIFSSGRTVEAGDWTNIALWYIVDVMAYFPLLYLTVLIAVKLVALVRDEAHWENLRNRFQDSDGTSTQAQTTVTEFQVTARHVTEDT; encoded by the exons ATGCATCGACTACAAGTTTTCATTCTTCTCTTGGCTGTGCTAGTTACGTCGCTAGCAGCGCACTATGAAAACACTATTCTCGTATCGCCACATGGAATCGACAACGAAACCTGTTGGGAATCCAGTAAGAATACCAGCCGACCTTGTAGGACGGTGAATTACGCATTGGAACATTCACGAAACGCAACACGAATTCTCATTAGCACTGGAGAATACGTCTTGAGGAATAGCCTGACTGTACAAAACACGTATATATTGGCAATTGAGGCCGAAGATGCGGTCACAATAAGATGCTTAGGGGACGTCGGGGTGTCTTTTATCCGTAGCGGTAATATCAGTCTTATTGGCTTGACGCTTAAAAATTGTGGCGCACTTCATCCAAGTACGATAGGAAAAGCATTCGCAAAGAAGGCTCACAGCCCGTTCTTTGTTGCACTGTACTTCACGTATTGTAGAAATATAGAGATGGTCGACTGTACGATAAGTGAAAGCCCTGGTATCGGGTTAATCTTGTACGACAATGGAGGGTTTATTCGTGTAAAAGGGACGCGATTTACCCATAATGCACCTATCAAAAGGAATTGTTCGGGTAATGATTATTACGTCAAGGCAGGGGGAGGAGTATATTTTGAGTACACCTTTGACGGCTCTCTGTCACCATACAACACAAAAGAACAACTCCGCTACCAGCATGATAATCAAATCTTGTTTGAGAACTGTACCTTTGAGATGAATGAAGCCCCAGAGTTATGTTTTAATAGCATGATAGAGTATCCATCAGGGTCTCACCACATGCCTTTCGGCCGGGGTGGCGGAATGTCGATATTCATGCGAGGACTGTCCAGGAATAACCACTTATTGGTCAAAGACTGTCTTTTCGTCTCGAATCACGCCATATGGGGTGCTGGGCTTTTCGTGGAATTCCACGATGCTTCCCAGAATAACACTGTTCGAATTCAGGGAACTGTGTTCAAAAATAACTCAGCGACTACCGCGGGTGGCGCAGTGCGATCGGCTTTGGTCAATACCGGCAAGTTAACCATAGCGAATAAGATCGTACACGAGGAATGTTTTTACGACGGCAACACTGCGCTCATGTCAGGTGGTGTATCGCACTTTGGGAACTTCTACAAGCCTATACAGAGTGATGACTACCGCAGGGTGAGCTTCGAGAACTGCACTTGGATCAACAACAAAGGGACGCTTGGTTCTTCCATTGGGCTTTCAACACCAGCCACGGAAATCACACTCGGGAACTTAAACCCTGCGATTGAGGGACCTCTGGTGCCGTATGTGGTTACTCTACATAACTGTTATGTTTTAAACAATGTGGTAGTCCCAGGAGAAGATAACCAAGTCATCGGCCAGGGTTCCGTCTACTCTTACGCCGTACCTATGGTTTTCTCGGGGAATATTACATTTGTCAATAACACTAACACTGCACTTGTACTTGACGCCGCGGTACTTAAGATCTATGGGAAGACCGTGTTCCGTGATAATCAAGGCATTGAGGGAGGAGCCATCGCTCTATATGGACCGTCCGTTATTAATCTAATGCCCGACTCTAAGCTGTACTTTAGACGCAATATAGCTTGGGAAAGGGGTGGAGCACTGTTCGTGCGAAGTGGTAGCCCGCCTGTTGTCGCGTTTAACACCACGGATCTCGTCACTCACGGGTGCTTTCTGGTTTACAATGAGACCACATCTCTGACTCACGTCTCGAACTGGCAAACGGAGCTATTGTTCGAGGATAACACATCCCCTCCTGGTGGCGGGAAATCAGTGTACGCCACGACCCTCCGGGGGTGCCGGCGGGTGGGCGAGGGCAGAATAAATTATGCTTCCTTACAGTGGAAGTTTGTACAGTACTTTAGAAATGGGGAAAAAGCGGAGGAAATCAAGGATGAGATCTCTACTGATCCAATCATGATGGAGGTTATGAGGAGTGATTGGGCTGTCGCACCGAGCGAGAAATTCAACGCAAGCGTCAAACTCTTTGACGAAAAAAACAGCTTGGTGTCTGCAGTGGTTAATATTTCTATCCTGCAAGACGATGTATCTTTGGATATACCATCTCCCGTTTTACTCGTCAAGCAAGACAGCAAGTGCCACGGCCTTGCGATCAAAGGGAAAATCAACAGTGACTTTGATATCAATCTCAGGACGGTAGGAAGCCAGTTTATTGGGGTCACAGAGAGGGGATTGAGACTACAGGAGTGTCTACCGGGGTTTATACAAGATTCGGGGACGGACACTTGCAAGTGCGTGCCGAGAAAGATCTACGACGGTCTGTCACGATGCGAGGGGAACAACGTCTACCTGAAGACCGGCCACTGGGGAGGGAGGGTTGGCGGTCAATTTGTCACCTACCCCTGTCCCCAGGGGTACTGTAGCGATGATGTtacggggggagggagggaataCAGGCTGGATTTGAAGGATCGTTGTGCTGAGAATAGAAACCAGAGCTCGACCCTATGCGGGAGCTGTCGATACGGTTACAGTGTGTTCATGGGGAATGAAAAGTGTGGGGATTGCTCTAATAACCACTTGTGGCTCCTCGTGATCTTCTTTATCGGTACTCTCATGCTCGTGCTACTTATCCTAAAGATCAACGTTGATATCTTCACAGTTTACCTCAACTCGTGGCTCTACTCGTATCAAATCATCGGCTTCCTGCTGCAAAAAGGTGAAGGTCTTGATTCTTTCCTCACCTTTGTGGTAGGAATCGCTAATTGGGAACTTCCAGGGTACGGATCATGCTTTTGCTCCGGGCTCACAAATCTTTACAAACTGGGAATCAACTACGGCTTACCGATTTACGTTTTGGTTCTGCTGCTAGTGTTATCTAAGATTGCTAAGCTCAGACCGGGCTGTTACATCAATAAGAACGTGTCTCGCGCCTTCTGTACCCTCCTTGTTCTGTGCTACACCAAGATAACTATGATCTCGTTCAGCATCTTGCACTATGTTAATGTCGGTAACCGATGGGTGCTCTTCTACGACGGGGAAATTGATTTCCATCGCGACTGGAAAGAACATCTTCCCTTTACCGTGGTTGCTATTCTTATGTTGCTGTTCTTTGTCTTATCGTTACCCATCATGCTCCTGTTCACGCCTTGGCTTATGATGAAGTTTCCTTGTTTGATGAGGTTTCGACTCTTCTTTGACCTATTCCAAAGCTGTTTTGAAGACCAGGAAAAGCGGAGAAACCATCGCTGGTTTGCGGCGTTTTATCTGCTCTGTCGTATCTTTATAATCTGCATTGCGCTTTACCCGCCTTTCGGCCCGTTGAAGAG ATCGCTCCTGGAGGCTTGCTGTGTGCTGATATGTGGCACGTGTCTGTACATCCAGCCCTATAACACCCGCTACACCTGGCTGAACACGGTGGACGCCCTTCTCCTAGTCAACCTCGCGCTCATCACCATCTTTAGCTCAGGTCGGACAGTAGAGGCGGGCGACTGGACGAATATCGCACTCTGGTACATCGTAGACGTCATGGCGTATTTCCCACTACTGTACCTAACAGTTCTAATCGCGGTCAAGCTCGTTGCTCTAGTCAGAGATGAGGCGCATTGGGAAAACCTGAGAAACCGGTTTCAAGATAGCGATGGGACCTCCACGCAGGCGCAAACTACGGTCACTGAGTTTCAAGTCACTGCAAGACATGTGACAGAAGACACGTGA
- the LOC5513545 gene encoding short-chain dehydrogenase/reductase family 9C member 7: MLINIIFRQQTQDGVWTCIKMITLQSLSLAWEHIFVIIVLLVFTLWIFRKLVKSDCPIKDLESKYVLITGCDSGFGQETAILLDSLGVHVIATCLTARGEQELQKECCGRVRTFRLDVTKSKEVQEVYRALQEELPHGTGLWGVVNNAGIAGVGPVDWIPVERFKHVADINLWGLVDVTKTFLPLVKRARGRIVNVTSIAGRFTLPFASPYSVSKYGAEAFSDAIRRELAPFGISVSIVEPGFFRTKMPTRENLTQQWETLWENLDDDKRDEYGEHYYNTRVKNMVDGIADMMASPNTHHVCKAIAHALTSRTPKPRYVIGQDANYLWYLLSLLPTSAGDTLLRMLEKKADPQCVAGDRLPLLQ, from the exons ATGCTCATAAACATCATATTCAGGCAACAGACACAAGACGGCGTTTGGACGTGCATTAAG ATGATTACGCTGCAGTCACTCAGCCTCGCTTGGGAGCATATTTTTGTGATAATAGTCCTCCTTGTGTTCACCCTGTGGATATTCAGAAAACTCGTTAAATCTGACTGCCCAATCAAAGATCTGGAGAGCAAGTATGTGCTAATAACCGGCTGCGACTCAGGCTTCGGGCAAGAGACGGCGATTCTCCTGGATAGTCTTGGAGTCCACGTGATCGCCACGTGTCTAACGGCCAGGGGGGAGCAGGAATTGCAGAAGGAGTGCTGTGGGAGGGTGAGGACGTTTCGTCTGGATGTCACAAAGTCGAAGGAGGTGCAAGAGGTTTATAGGGCTTTGCAAGAGGAGCTACCACACGGCACAG GTTTATGGGGCGTGGTTAACAATGCCGGTATAGCAGGGGTCGGTCCCGTTGACTGGATCCCTGTGGAGAGGTTCAAGCACGTGGCCGATATCAACCTATGGGGACTGGTTGACGTCACAAAGACCTTTTTGCCGCTGGTCAAGCGTGCTCGTGGGCGCATCGTCAATGTTACAAGTATTGCAG GTCGTTTTACGCTCCCCTTTGCTTCCCCGTACTCGGTCTCAAAGTATGGGGCCGAAGCGTTTTCGGACGCCATTCGGCGAGAGCTCGCCCCGTTCGGGATCTCTGTGAGCATAGTCGAGCCGGGATTCTTCCGCACGAAGATGCCCACCCGAGAGAACCTAACACAACAGTGGGAGACACTCTGGGAGAACTTGGATGACGATAAGCGAGATGAGTATGGAGAACACTACTACAATACTC GCGTTAAGAACATGGTTGATGGGATTGCCGACATGATGGCCTCCCCAAACACACATCACGTTTGCAAGGCGATTGCGCATGCGCTGACGTCACGCACTCCAAAGCCTCGCTATGTCATCGGCCAAGACGCGAACTACCTGTGGTATTTGCTATCGTTGCTGCCCACCTCAGCGGGCGATACTCTCCTGCGCATGCTCGAGAAGAAAGCTGATCCTCAATGCGTGGCCGGAGATCGGTTACCGCTGCTGCAATAA